The proteins below are encoded in one region of Dioscorea cayenensis subsp. rotundata cultivar TDr96_F1 chromosome 18, TDr96_F1_v2_PseudoChromosome.rev07_lg8_w22 25.fasta, whole genome shotgun sequence:
- the LOC120282612 gene encoding probable serine/threonine-protein kinase samkC: protein MEGGAGAGAGATEGGDAHFATMQKASSQNHANLKQQMPNQPAQFPSAFDQVQSAHKEAYTAYLQAHTLYLQAQSTYWQAQYLGTLQSSSSSSSQLPPSPPLPPLPPSMSMTPQLSGFGLTSSSNQGPPQQMLNSKPLLSSQLSSPLCSMSMPTQTSASNQVPFSFPLQQKLQHNARNLTENGGKLGLNRMAATTLRPMSTVQPQFSGLMTSASNQDQQMLNLQAQFVDLQAQFKQLSSQPPPAPPPPMSSVSTQTLSSNQVPCAIQ from the coding sequence gtggtgctggtgctggtgctggtgcaACTGAAGGTGGTGATGCCCACTTTGCCACAATGCAGAAGGCTTCCTCTCAAAATCATGCCAATCTAAAACAACAGATGCCAAATCAACCAGCACAGTTTCCATCAGCATTTGATCAAGTACAATCAGCACACAAGGAAGCATATACGGCATACTTGCAAGCACATACTTTGTACTTGCAAGCACAGTCCACGTACTGGCAAGCACAATATTTAGGAACACtgcaatcatcatcatcatcatcatcacagcTACCTCCATCACCACCATTGCCTCCATTACCACCTTCAATGTCCATGACACCTCAATTGTCTGGATTTGGCCTCACATCCTCTTCCAACCAAGGTCCACCACAACAAATGCTGAATTCTAAACCATTGTTGTCATCACAACTGTCTTCTCCATTATGTTCAATGTCGATGCCAACTCAAACTTCGGCTTCAAACCAAGTTccattttcttttcctcttcaaCAGAAACTCCAACATAATGCAAGGAATCTTACTGAAAATGGTGGCAAACTTGGGTTAAACAGAATGGCAGCAACAACCTTGCGTCCAATGTCTACGGTGCAACCTCAGTTCTCTGGCCTCATGACTTCAGCTTCCAATCAAGATCAACAGATGCTGAATCTACAAGCACAGTTTGTAGACTTGCAAGCACAATTCAAGCAATTGTCATCACAACCACCTCCAGCACCACCACCTCCAATGTCTAGTGTGTCAACTCAGACTTTGTCTTCTAACCAAGTTCCATGTGCTATCCAATAG